A single window of Sphaerodactylus townsendi isolate TG3544 linkage group LG05, MPM_Stown_v2.3, whole genome shotgun sequence DNA harbors:
- the ARMH1 gene encoding armadillo-like helical domain containing protein 1: protein MSSIKEQAAISRLISFLQEWDSANKFTRRRILDNFILTSHDKTGPELEVEFSQGASLFLARITAWLRLTYMYGTCLVQQLKSIGIFLSAASGQRYLIEFLEVGGILTLLEILGLKQLKEEAKRESIMLLQIVASSGRSFKELICESYGVRSIAEFMATSKSEETQEQVQILLDNLGHGNPKYQNQVYKGLIALLKCTSPKAQQLSLQTLRIIQTIVVKAHPSIVESVLGVLRSVHLEVQYEAIQLIRDLMAYDLQPELLKGLVSLLKPSRPETAKIQARILEESGALHLIESLPVYIQQAAAAKTIGILAQDSIRVAEDLIYLNVVHGLMFAMGNKDHTNCQRQASITLEYFVKTFLLVESKVHQAMGDKLFQLFMKDAANLYLNLNAVQADILVTNIVNMPAELISIANMKFPQEEQSETETELQTEDRNESP from the exons ATGAGTTCCATAAAGGAGCAGGCAGCCATCAGCAGATTAATAAGCTTCCTGCAAGAGTGGGACAGTGCCAACAAATTTACCCGACGTCGTATTTTAGACAATTTCATCCTGACAAGCCATGACAAGACTGGACCAGAACTGGAGGTAGAATTCTCTCAAGGAGCCAGTTTGTTCCTGGCCCGCATAACTGCCTGGCTGAGGCTGAC TTACATGTATGGAACCTGTTTAGTGCAACAGTTGAAGTCCATTGGCATCTTCCTATCAGCTGCAAGTGG CCAGCGATACCTCATCGAATTCTTAGAGGTTGGTGGCATCCTTACACTGCTGGAAATACTTGGGCTCAAGCAACTGAAGGAGGAGGCCAAAAGGGAATCCATAATGCTTCTTCAGATAGTAGCAAGTTCTGGCCGGAGCTTCAAAGAGCTTATTTGTGAAAGCTATG GTGTGCGGTCAATTGCAGAGTTTATGGCCACTTCTAAATCAGAAGAAACTCAAGAACAAGTGCAGATTCTTCTGGATAACTTAGGCCATGGCAACCCGAAGTATCAGAATCAGGTGTACAAAGGCCTAATTGCTCTTCTAAAGTGCACTTCTCCCAAAGCCCAGCAACTGTCTTTACAAACACTCAGGATAATACAG ACAATTGTGGTAAAAGCCCATCCAAGCATTGTGGAATCTGTGCTGGGTGTGCTTCGATCTGTTCATCTGGAGGTACAATATGAAG CAATTCAGCTGATCAGAGACCTTATGGCCTATGATCTTCAACCAGAACTGCTGAAAGGACTGGTTTCATTGTTAAAGCCATCAAGGCCGGAAACTGCCAAGATACAGGCAAGAATCCTAGAAG AATCAGGAGCGTTGCATCTCATCGAGTCCTTGCCAGTGTATATTCAGCAAGCTGCTGCAGCCAAAACCATTGG CATTTTAGCCCAAGACTCCATCAGAGTGGCTGAAGATCTGATCTACTTGAATGTGGTACATGGCCTCATGTTCGCCATGGGCAACAAGGATCACACCAACTGCCAGAGACAAGCCAGCATCACACTAGAG TATTTTGTCAAGACGTTCCTACTGGTGGAAAGCAAAGTCCATCAGGCCATGGGAGATAAATTGTTTCAGCTGTTCATG AAAGATGCAGCAAACTTGTACCTGAACCTGAATGCTGTGCAGGCAGATATCCTGGTCACCAATATTGTTAACATGCCAGCAGAACTAATTTCTATTGCAAACATGAAGTTCCCGCAAG AGGAACAATCTGAAACTGAAACGGAATTGCAGACTGAAGATAGAAATGAGTCTCCTTAA
- the TMEM53 gene encoding transmembrane protein 53, producing the protein MGARGEELGCAVEMPSDPSEGSVEASAEEANRHILPVVILLGWAGCKDQYLKKYSTIYLKKGCIVIRFIAPWRLVFFSESMGVRSLQNLAKKLLELLFDYKVDMKPLLFHVFSNGGVMLYRYIVELLHTHQQFRHLRVVGTVFDSAPGRKNLRGGLRALSVVLGSTNVYVKYFLLLTFTVLVVTLRILLYPLTRFIHENHYDAMLKQPSSWPELYLYSSADNVIVANDVETMIKARQQQRVPIKAVDFMNSAHVSHFRAYPSLYVIHCTSFMYSCLRLLK; encoded by the exons ATGGGGGCGAGGGGCGAAGAGCTGGGATGTGCCGTGGAGATGCCTTCTGACCCGTCCGAGGGAAGTGTGG aaGCTAGTGCTGAGGAGGCAAACAGACATATCCTGCCTGTGGTGATACTGCTTGGATGGGCTGGCTGCAAAGATCAATATCTCAAGAAGTACAGCACTATCTACCTTAAGAAA GGGTGCATAGTGATCCGCTTCATAGCTCCCTGGAGGTTGGTGTTCTTTTCAGAATCCATGGGTGTACGGTCTCTGCAGAACCTCGCTAAGAAGTTATTGGAACTCCTCTTTGACTACAAGGTGGACATGAAGCCTTTGCTTTTTCATGTCTTCAGCAATGGTGGTGTCATGCTGTACCGATACATTGTGGAGCTGCTCCACACTCACCAGCAGTTCCGGCATCTTCGAGTGGTGGGTACTGTGTTTGACAGTGCTCCTGGAAGGAAGAACTTAAGGGGTGGTCTCCGTGCCCTGTCAGTTGTCTTAGGATCAACCAATGTGTATGTTAAGTACTTCCTCCTCCTGACATTTACAGTCCTGGTTGTGACATTGCGGATCTTGCTATATCCTTTGACCCGCTTTATACATGAGAACCACTACGATGCCATGTTGAAGCAACCCTCTTCCTGGCCTGAGCTCTACTTGTACTCCAGCGCTGATAATGTTATTGTTGCTAATGATGTGGAGACCATGATAAAGGCCCGGCAGCAACAACGGGTCCCTATAAAGGCTGTGGACTTTATGAACTCTGCTCACGTCAGCCACTTTCGGGCATATCCATCCTTGTATGTGATTCATTGCACCTCCTTTATGTACAGTTGCTTACGTTTACTGAAGTGA